A stretch of Telopea speciosissima isolate NSW1024214 ecotype Mountain lineage chromosome 11, Tspe_v1, whole genome shotgun sequence DNA encodes these proteins:
- the LOC122646757 gene encoding cytochrome P450 86B1-like has product MINPSNQTVISSSCGSGDVVFRQVFFLPEIQTIELIVSIIVFIAINSIRQRKQHGLPIWPIVGMLPSLFLAVRCDMYEWISGVLSRTNGTFRFKGPWFTTLHCVVTSDPRNLEHLLKSKFTNFPKGKYFREAMRDLLGDGIFNSDDEVWRRQRKTASIEFHSSEFRNLTTDSLFQLVHSRLLPVLEDSIKQSIPIDLQDILLRLTFDNICMIAFGVDPGCLRPGLPEIPFAQAFEDATEMTMQRFVTPMTLWKTLRFFNLGSEKKLKNSIREVDEFADGVIRARKKELSLYSGENKRRSDLLTVFIGSKDDEGKPFSDKFLRDICVNFILAGRDTSSVALSWFFWLIEKNPEIEERILAEICRIIGERRDSNNKVEGRESLVFKPEEVKKMEYLQAALSEALRLYPSVPVDHKEVIEDEVFPDGTVLKKGEKVIYAMYAMGRMESIWGKDCREFKPERWLKDGRFMSESAYKFTAFNGGPRLCLGKDFAYYQMKFAAASIIYRYRIKVVENYPVVPKLALTMYMKYGLKVILSRRDETELEKYSSSPFINV; this is encoded by the exons aTGATAAACCCATCCAACCAAACTGTCATCTCTTCCTCCTGTGGCAGCGGCGATGTTGTTTTCCGGCAAGTCTTCTTCTTGCCAGAGATTCAAACAATAGAGCTCATTGTATCTATCATTGTTTTCATTGCCATAAACTCAATTAGGCAGAGAAAACAACATGGCCTACCCATTTGGCCAATCGTTGGCATGTTACCTTCCTTGTTCCTAGCCGTTCGATGTGACATGTACGAATGGATCTCCGGTGTTCTCAGCCGTACAAACGGCACATTTAGGTTCAAAGGTCCATGGTTCACTACCCTCCATTGTGTAGTCACTAGTGACCCACGTAACTTAGAACACCTTCTCAAGAGCAAATTCACCAATTTTCCTAAAGGGAAGTATTTCAGAGAAGCCATGAGAGATTTACTCGGTGACGGAATCTTTAATTCTGACGACGAGGTTTGGCGTCGACAACGGAAAACGGCGAGTATCGAGTTCCACTCGTCCGAGTTTCGTAATTTAACTACTGATTCATTGTTTCAACTCGTTCATTCTCGTCTCTTACCTGTTCTTGAGGACTCAATCAAACAGTCTATACCCATAGACTTACAAGATATTCTCTTAAGGCTCACATTTGATAATATCTGTATGATAGCCTTCGGTGTCGACCCGGGTTGTCTCCGGCCCGGCTTGCCGGAGATTCCTTTTGCTCAAGCTTTTGAGGATGCAACAGAGATGACCATGCAAAGGTTTGTAACTCCAATGACTTTATGGAAAACTTTGAGGTTTTTCAATTTGGGAAGTGAGAAGAAGTTGAAAAATTCTATAAGGGAAGTTGATGAATTCGCCGACGGAGTTATTCGGGCTAGAAAGAAGGAGCTTTCTTTATATTCCGGCGAAAATAAGCGGCGGTCCGACCTTCTAACGGTGTTTATAGGCTCGAAAGATGATGAAGGGAAGCCGTTTTCGGATAAATTCTTGCGTGATATATGCGTAAATTTCATACTTGCCGGCCGGGATACGTCGTCGGTAGCATTGAGCTGGTTTTTCTGGTTGATTGAGAAGAATCCGGAGATTGAGGAGCGAATTCTTGCTGAGATTTGCAGGATAATTGGGGAGAGAAGGGATTCTAATAATAAGGTTGAAGGTAGGGAGTCTCTTGTGTTCAAGCCAGAGGAAGTGAAGAAGATGGAGTACTTGCAAGCAGCTCTATCAGAGGCCCTTAGGTTGTACCCTTCTGTGCCAGTGGATCATAAGGAG GTTATCGAAGACGAAGTGTTCCCTGACGGAACCGTGctaaagaaaggagagaaggtgATCTATGCAATGTACGCAATGGGCCGAATGGAGAGCATTTGGGGAAAGGATTGCAGAGAATTTAAGCCGGAAAGATGGTTGAAAGATGGGCGATTTATGAGTGAATCAGCATACAAGTTTACGGCTTTCAACGGAGGTCCGAGGCTGTGCTTAGGGAAGGATTTTGCTTATTATCAGATGAAATTTGCCGCTGCATCGATCATCTACCGTTATCGGATTAAGGTGGTGGAGAATTACCCTGTGGTACCAAAGTTGGCACTAACCATGTACATGAAATATGGGTTGAAGGTGATTCTAAGTAGGCGTGATGAAACTGAGCTTGAGAAGTACTCATCAAGCCCATTCATAAATGTGTGA